The segment gtctttaagacattcttgaattttagcgagctggttggtctcctctggtttgatcgatagatataattgagtatcatctgcatagcaatgaaagtttatgcagtgtttcctgataatattgcccaaaggaagcatatataaggtaaataaaattggtccaagcacagaaccttgtggaactccgtgattaacgttggtggtcattgaggcttcatcgtttacaaatacaaattgagatcgatctgataaataggatttaaaccaacttagtgcggtacctgaaatgccaatcgactgatccagtctctgtaataggatgtcatgatcaatggtgtcgaacgcagcactaaggtctaacaagaccagtacggagatgagtcctttatcagcactaaggtctaacaagaccagtacagagatgagtcctttatcagcactaaggtctaacaagaccagtacagagatgagtcctttatcagcactaaggtctaacaagaccagtacagagatgagtcctttatcagcactaaggtctaacaagaccagtacagagagtcctttatcagcactaaggtctaatgagaccagtacagagatgagtcctttatcagcactaaggtctaacaagaccagtacggagatgagtcctttatcagcactaaggtctaacaagaccagtacagagatgagtcctttatcagcattaaggtctaacaagaccagtacggagatgagtcctttatcagcactaaggtctaacaagaccagtacagagatgagtcctttatcagcattaaggtctaataagaccagtacagagatgattcctttatcagcactaaggtctaacaagaccagtacagagatgagtcctttatcagcactgaggtctaataagaccagtacagagatgagtcctttatcagcactgaggtctaataagaccagtacagagatgagtcctttatcagcactaaggtctaacaaaaccagtacagagatgagtcctttatcagcactaaggtctaacaagaccagtacagagatgagtcctttatcagcactaaggtctaacaagaccagtacagagatgagtcctttatcagcactaaggtctaacaagaccagtacagaaatgagtcctttatcagcactaaggtctaacaagaccagtacagagatgagtcctttatcagcactaaggtctaacaagaccagtacagagatgagtcctttatcagcactgaggtctaataagaccagtacagagatgagtcctttatcagcactaaggtctaacaagaccagtacagagatgagtcctttatcagcactgaggtctaacaagaccagtacagagatgagtcctttatcagcactgaggtctaataagaccagtacagagatgagtcctttatcagcactgaggtctaataagaccagtacagagatgagtcctttatcagcactgaggtctaacaagaccagtacagagatgagtcctttatcagcactaaggtctaacaagaccagtacagagatgagtcctttatcagcactaaggtctaacaagaccagtacagagatgagtcctttatcagcactaaggtctaacaagaccagtacggagatgagtcctttatcagcactgaggtctaataagaccagtacagagatgagtcctactttctcaaggatcttagagaggaagggaaggttagagatcggtctgtagttagccaacacctctggatcaagagtggtcttcttcaggagaggtttaattccagctactttgaaggaatgtggtacatgccctgttaacaaagacacattaacaatatccagcagagagatgccaattaaaggcaacacgtctttaagcaggctcgttgggatggggtctaagagacaggtagacggtttagaagtagaaaccgttgaggataattggtctaggttaatgggagaaaagctatccaaatatacaccagggcatacagacgtttccaaggccactcctcttgatgacagatcggcagtagttgagggcaagagatcatcaatcttgcctctaatagttcaaatcttttcattgaagaagttcatgaagtcattactactgaggtctataggaatacacggctccacagagctgtgactctctgtcagcctggctacagtgctaaagagaaccctggggttgttcttatttttctctattactgatgagtaataggctgctctggcattacggagagcctttttatatgttttaagactatctctccaaactaagcgtgattcttccagattggtggaacgccatatgctttaaagctttggtgaagttggctttagtttttgggtctgagggttctaccagggagcaaacctcctttgcctcaagtcttcttcttcaggggGGCtttcaagtctagtgtcattctcatcCGCTGTAGGCAAACAAACTCTGCTCATTCATCCTCGTTTCTGACCTCAAACTGTTCTGTGCAGAAATGTCACGACATAAAGGTGTCGACTCACATTTTTACCTtttctttacttatttttttaaaacacttttgtgtgtgtgtgtagataagTCTTGTTTCAACAGCCTGTTTAACTACGAGGACATGCTGGAAGTGACGCAGCATTTCTCAGTTCTGCACGTTGATGCTCCGGGACAGCAGGAGAACGCTCCTGCGTTCCCCAccgggtaacacacacacacacacacacacacacacacacacacacacacacacacacacacacacacacagacagacagacagagacacacacacacacacacacagacagacacacaccacacacacacacacacacacacagacagacagacagagacacacacacacacacacacagacagacacacaccacacacacagctgttccTCAGCTTCTgacgtagtgtgtgtgtgtgtgtgtgtgtgtgtgtgtgtgtgtgtgtgtgtgtgtgtgtgtgtgtgtgtgtgtgtgtgtgtgtgtgtgtgtgtgtgtgtgtgtgtgtgtgtgtacaggtacCAGTACCCCACCATGGATGAGCTGGCTGAGATGCTGCCGTCTGTCCTGAAACAGCTTCAGTGAGTCTGTGGTCTTCTTTgtgatgcatgctgggtaatttAGCAGGCGCAGACCCtgaacggtgtgtgtgtcttcagggtGAAGAGTGTGATTGGTATCGGCGTGGGAGCTGGAGCTTATGTTCTCACCAAACTGGCGGTGAGTATCAACCGACATCTTATTTAATATAgttccttgttgttgtttatttattgtttgtttattattatgtaaaataaatgaatcacgACAGCTGTTGTGTTTCAGCTGACTGAGCCCACTCTGGTGGAGGGGCTGGTTCTGATCGACGTCGACCCCTGTGCTAAAGGATGGATGGACTGGGCCGCCTcgaaggtcacacacacacacacacagacacacaccacaccacacacacccacacagacacaccacacagacacacacacacacacacacaccacaccacacacacccacacagacacaccacacacacacagacacacacacacacaccacacacacccacacagacaccacacacacacacacacagacaccacacacacacacacacacacacagacacacaccacaccacacacaccacacacacacacaccacacacaccacacacacaccacaccacaccacaccacaccacacaccacaccacacacacacaccacaccacacacacacaccacaccacaccacaccacaccacacacacacacacacaaccttagCATTACAGTGGGATGAGGATGTTTAGGGGTTCCCATACAacccggttagcttagcttagcataaagactggaagcgggggaaacagctagcctgtgTTCTCCTCTAAAGCTCCTGAATATCCACAACAGAACCGACACTGAAGATAAAGAGTGaaagcagttgaagtgtcatattaaaataaaatgtgttgtttcctGCAGCTGAGCGGCTGGACCAGCAACCTGGTGGACATGATCATGGGACACTACTTCAGCGCTGTGAGGACTAACCGCTTCCATGAGAAACCATTCATCACCCGCCACTGCACcgctaacgtgtgtgtgtgtgtgtgtgtgtgtaggacgagCTGACGGAGAACACGGAGATCGTCCAGACGTACAGACTCCACGTCTCTCAGGACGTCCCGCAGGACAACCTGGCCATGTTCTACAACAGCTACAGCAGGTAGCTGCTGGGAGCCATGCTGGTTGTCATGAGGAACCAGTCAGTGAGACAGGGcactaactgtgtgtgtgtgtgtgtgtgtgtgtgtgtgtgtgtgtgtgtgtgtgtgtgtgtgtgtgtgtgtgtgtgtgtgtgtgtgtgtgtgtgtgtgtgtgtgtgtgtgtgtgtgtgtgtgtgtgttagtcgtACTGAGTTGCAGATGGAGCGTCCTATCCCTGGTCTCAATGAAAACACCGTCACCACACTCAGgtttattgtgtatttcctTTTAATCAACAATGAAACGCTTCCACCGACACGTCCTGTTcatctgactgtgtgtgtgtgtgtgtgtgtgtgtgtgtgtgtgtgtgtgtgtcaggtgtccCTCTCTGCTGGTGGTTGGAGACACGTCGCCTGCTGTCGATGTCGTGGTGGGTATATCTGCcctgtttccatgacaacagcCAGTATGTGAAACACcacattgttttaaatactctgtgtgtgtgtgtgtgtttctctgaagGTGGAGTGTAACTCCAGACTGAACCCCACCAAGACCACCCTGCTCAAGGTACTGGTCTGTCCTCCTCActaacacatgtgtgtgttattatttattaatcaaCACAATAAAGAATATGACTTCTGATCTTGAAGGCCTCTCTGAAGTCTGGTTCACGTCTGATTAAACAGCAGGTGAGGTATCTATCAAGCtaaggtgtgtgttgtgtccaCCAGATGGCGGACTGTGGAGGACTTCCCCAGGTGGTGCAGGTGAgcgacacctgaggacacaagtccttctttctctccagagAAGAGAagtttaatgtgtgtttactcCTCAGCCCGGAAAACTGGCAGAGGCCTTCAAGTACTTTGTCCAGGGGATGGGCTAcagtgagtagtgtgtgtgtgtgtgtctgtctgtctgtctgtgtgtctgtctgtctgtgtgtgtctgtgtgtctgtctgtctgtctgtctgtgtgtgtgtgtctgtctgtgtgtgtctgtgtgtctgtctgtatatacatatacacacacacagtctgtgtaGCTTCAGTGTGTATGGAGCCtcatctatgtctctctctctcacacacacacacacacacacacacacacagtgcccaCAGCTGGTATGACCCGGCTGGTCCGCTCCAGGACCCACTCGGCCTCCAGCGTGGGCTCAGCTGATGGCGTCCGGAGCCGCGCCGCGCCCTCGCTGCCAGAGGGCGCCGCCCCCTCGCTGCCAGAGGGCGCCGCCCCCTCCATCCCCGGACTCACGGCGGACCGCGCCATCGAACTGAGCGCGTAGGACTCCGCCCCCTCTGTGTAGAAGTAGACAGACGCCTGTAGGTCTGACCGGCGTCGGCCATGTTGGCTCCCGTGCTCCCCCTCCTGGCCCGGAGCCGTAACTACATGCAGCTGGTTCACATTTATTATTCTTATAACTTCTTTATTTAGTTTGGCCGTTATGTTGTTGGTGGTTCTTCCTCCACATGGAGTTACAGTAACTTCAAGGTAATGTGTCACCTGACCATACAGGTGTTAAGGTCATAGTTCAGTttcctgtgcccccccccccccccccttgttctGGCATGCGGTCGTTCTAACGTGGTTTTCAGTGTTTGTGGCCTGAAAGCTGCCGGCAGGgttttattgattattgattgttTGACCTGATGACCTTTAACTGTCGCAGCGTGTTTGAGGCCCTCACTATGGAGCCAATATTCAGTCTCATGAAAGTCTAAATATTAATCTATATTTGATTCATAACAAGAACAAAAGTGACGTTTTGAGTTGTTTTCTCTGAATATTCCGCCTCATTTATAAATGTTACTGTTCTTaatatttattacttttttgaGATTTGTACTGACGTTGTTTCTGAGGTTTGTTGTTCAGCACTTTGAATGTAAACAAGGTTTGTAATGAAATAAAGCTCATTAATCCAGAACGGTGGTCTGGTTATCTATACTTATGAGGACAGTTCATTAGTAATGaaaagatgatttatttattctacgttagaaaacacacaaactttaATGTACAGTCTCTGAACAGGTAACGCTCAGCTggcagcagggggcgctgtcTTACTGCAGAGACGAGCGAGCAGACCGGACATCTGCAGCAGAGAGTTCACACCTTCAGACACACGCATGTGAGTGTAGCCGATCTCctgcagacagacgggtagagagacagacgggtagagagacagacgggtagagagacagacgggtggaacAAGGTGAATACAGATGCCTCGTTCATCTTGAACAGATCAAAGTTGGTGAGGAACTACTTCTTGACAAACCACACGGTATCCCTCCACCCAGAGGAGACGGTTCATCTTTGACCTCACTGCATAAAGTCcctattttaattaaataaacaattaaaaggaggagggggcggagctctgCCGTACCTTGATGAAGTCCAGTTTGAGGTACTCGGCCATCTGGTA is part of the Cyclopterus lumpus isolate fCycLum1 chromosome 7, fCycLum1.pri, whole genome shotgun sequence genome and harbors:
- the LOC117733053 gene encoding protein NDRG3-like isoform X2; protein product: MMEELHDVQLTEIKPLLTGQNGRNLQDFDCQEHDVETAHGVLHVTMRGVARGNRPTILTYHDIGLNHKSCFNSLFNYEDMLEVTQHFSVLHVDAPGQQENAPAFPTGYQYPTMDELAEMLPSVLKQLQVKSVIGIGVGAGAYVLTKLALTEPTLVEGLVLIDVDPCAKGWMDWAASKLSGWTSNLVDMIMGHYFSADELTENTEIVQTYRLHVSQDVPQDNLAMFYNSYSSRTELQMERPIPGLNENTVTTLRCPSLLVVGDTSPAVDVVVECNSRLNPTKTTLLKMADCGGLPQVVQPGKLAEAFKYFVQGMGYMPTAGMTRLVRSRTHSASSVGSADGVRSRAAPSLPEGAAPSLPEGAAPSIPGLTADRAIELSA
- the LOC117733053 gene encoding protein NDRG3-like isoform X1, with translation MKHRLLYNQRSVTPVSMYSCLWKGLQTVSGPMMEELHDVQLTEIKPLLTGQNGRNLQDFDCQEHDVETAHGVLHVTMRGVARGNRPTILTYHDIGLNHKSCFNSLFNYEDMLEVTQHFSVLHVDAPGQQENAPAFPTGYQYPTMDELAEMLPSVLKQLQVKSVIGIGVGAGAYVLTKLALTEPTLVEGLVLIDVDPCAKGWMDWAASKLSGWTSNLVDMIMGHYFSADELTENTEIVQTYRLHVSQDVPQDNLAMFYNSYSSRTELQMERPIPGLNENTVTTLRCPSLLVVGDTSPAVDVVVECNSRLNPTKTTLLKMADCGGLPQVVQPGKLAEAFKYFVQGMGYMPTAGMTRLVRSRTHSASSVGSADGVRSRAAPSLPEGAAPSLPEGAAPSIPGLTADRAIELSA